A single window of uncultured Methanospirillum sp. DNA harbors:
- a CDS encoding DUF4350 domain-containing protein gives MKTENGIALLLIIAAVFLLISHLSTNNLEFSRYNAGWNGTSGFFDLQNRHTTEDITNISSLSGKQNSSLLIIAPKNPYSERELSDYRSYIQRGNIIILVDDFGTGNDLLRGIGSSIRILPGIVASVDRAYNDSFAIVSYPVFDHPLTKNVSSLVLDKGTALEGGEPLMKTTLMSWIDTDNNGRITKKEMLGKYTVLTHEYIGKGELIVLSDPSIFINAMNSLDDKWDNRKFIENIIALTDHQLIDQANSRTSDTDGYSTIMQDLKSSSLSTLAFIGFLLFILIIMVVKRRNM, from the coding sequence ATGAAGACTGAAAACGGTATTGCATTACTTCTGATCATTGCCGCAGTTTTTCTCCTCATATCCCACCTTTCAACAAACAATCTTGAATTCAGCAGATATAATGCCGGGTGGAATGGAACATCCGGTTTCTTTGATCTTCAAAACCGCCATACAACAGAAGATATTACAAATATATCCTCATTATCAGGTAAGCAAAACTCGAGTCTTCTGATAATTGCACCAAAAAATCCATATTCTGAACGTGAGTTATCTGACTACCGATCATATATCCAAAGAGGAAACATAATCATTCTCGTTGATGATTTTGGAACAGGTAACGACCTTCTGAGAGGTATCGGTTCTTCCATTCGAATTTTGCCTGGAATAGTAGCCAGTGTAGATCGGGCATATAATGATTCATTCGCTATTGTATCTTATCCTGTCTTTGATCATCCACTAACAAAAAATGTTTCATCCCTTGTTTTAGACAAAGGGACTGCTCTTGAAGGAGGAGAACCCCTGATGAAAACAACTCTCATGAGTTGGATTGATACAGATAACAATGGAAGAATTACAAAAAAGGAGATGCTTGGAAAGTATACTGTACTAACTCATGAGTATATCGGAAAGGGAGAACTGATAGTCCTCTCTGATCCGAGCATTTTTATAAACGCAATGAATAGTCTCGATGATAAATGGGATAACAGAAAATTTATTGAAAATATTATTGCTCTCACTGATCACCAATTAATCGATCAGGCAAATTCAAGAACATCTGATACGGATGGCTACAGCACCATTATGCAGGATCTAAAAAGCTCTTCGCTCTCGACTCTTGCATTTATTGGATTCCTCCTATTCATTCTGATCATCATGGTCGTAAAAAGACGTAATATGTGA
- a CDS encoding SDR family oxidoreductase gives MKYVITGGAGFIGSHLAKALAMDHEVVVLDDLFSGKKENIAHIPVKFIEGSVTDFSLLKQVFDGSDGIFHEAAITSVPRSVKDPLPTNETNITGTLNVLLAAKEMNVRKVVFASSSSVYGDTPVLPKTENMSPNPMSPYGISKLTGEQYCRIFSELYGLKTVSLRYFNVFGPCQDPNSEYSAVIPKFITRILKHESPVIYGDGNQTRDFTYVKDVVQANIKAMESNIEGVFNVAYNQQISLISLASLIMELTVITVPIIFEQGRPGDIRDSLADISRIQNQIDYTPHYSVKSGLMETIAWYQNQ, from the coding sequence ATGAAGTACGTCATTACCGGAGGAGCCGGATTTATTGGTTCTCATCTTGCTAAAGCCTTGGCGATGGATCATGAAGTGGTTGTCCTTGATGATTTATTTAGCGGAAAAAAGGAAAATATTGCCCATATTCCTGTCAAATTTATTGAGGGTAGCGTCACTGATTTTTCGCTACTAAAACAGGTTTTTGATGGTTCAGATGGGATTTTTCATGAAGCAGCAATTACATCTGTCCCTCGTTCAGTGAAAGATCCTCTTCCAACAAATGAAACGAATATTACTGGGACATTGAATGTTTTGCTTGCTGCTAAAGAGATGAACGTTCGAAAAGTTGTTTTTGCATCATCATCATCGGTGTATGGAGATACTCCGGTCCTTCCAAAAACTGAAAATATGTCTCCAAATCCAATGTCACCGTATGGTATATCAAAACTAACCGGAGAGCAGTATTGCAGGATTTTTTCAGAATTATATGGTTTAAAAACTGTATCACTCCGGTATTTTAATGTATTTGGGCCCTGTCAGGATCCAAACTCTGAATATTCTGCAGTAATTCCAAAATTTATTACCCGGATTTTGAAACATGAATCCCCGGTAATTTATGGTGATGGGAATCAGACCCGGGATTTTACGTATGTGAAAGATGTTGTACAGGCAAACATCAAGGCAATGGAAAGTAACATTGAGGGAGTTTTTAATGTTGCTTATAATCAGCAGATTTCTCTCATTTCGTTAGCTTCGTTGATTATGGAGTTGACGGTGATTACGGTCCCGATTATTTTTGAACAAGGGAGACCAGGTGACATCCGCGACTCTCTCGCTGACATTAGTAGAATTCAGAACCAGATTGATTATACTCCACATTATTCAGTAAAATCTGGTCTTATGGAGACGATTGCATGGTATCAGAATCAATAA
- a CDS encoding nucleotide sugar dehydrogenase: MVSESIKDKLVCVAGLGYVGFPLAEAFAKHIRTIGFDIDQQKIESIKISQPGFDVTSDPQSIKNADFVLICVPTPVTKAKDPDLGAVRSAATTIGQNLKSGTIVVLESTVYPGVTEDIMIPILEKESGMKCGTDFFVGYSPERINPNDDEHTLEKITKIVSGMDENTTDILCDLYGLVTTVYRAPNIKTAESAKVIENIQRDLNIALMNELSIIFQKMGIDTKAVLSAAETKWNFHKYRPGLVGGHCIPVDPYYLVYKAEELGYHPQVILAGRAINDSMPKNVANMAIKGLNVAGKIIKDSKVLIMGLTYKENVPDTRESPVTEMVKEFEDYSVDVYGYDPLLNNDAINRFGVKPVDQLSGDLQMDGIVVNAPHIEFLKLAVEDILSMCNGKPVLVDVAGIFRDCFDVRNGCYYRTL, encoded by the coding sequence ATGGTATCAGAATCAATAAAAGATAAACTAGTGTGTGTTGCCGGGTTAGGATATGTAGGTTTTCCGCTTGCAGAAGCGTTTGCAAAGCATATTCGAACGATAGGATTTGATATTGATCAACAAAAAATTGAATCAATTAAAATAAGTCAACCCGGATTTGATGTAACATCTGATCCTCAATCCATTAAGAATGCAGATTTTGTTTTGATTTGTGTCCCTACTCCGGTAACAAAGGCCAAAGATCCCGATCTTGGTGCGGTTAGGTCCGCCGCTACCACCATTGGCCAAAATTTAAAGTCTGGTACAATTGTTGTTCTTGAATCGACAGTATATCCCGGAGTAACCGAAGATATTATGATTCCGATTCTTGAGAAAGAATCCGGGATGAAGTGTGGAACTGACTTTTTTGTTGGGTATTCACCAGAACGGATTAATCCAAATGATGATGAACATACGCTTGAAAAAATCACGAAAATAGTATCTGGAATGGATGAAAATACAACGGATATTCTATGTGATCTTTATGGGTTAGTTACAACAGTATACCGGGCACCAAATATCAAAACAGCAGAATCTGCAAAAGTGATCGAAAATATACAGCGGGATCTCAACATCGCCCTCATGAATGAGCTTTCAATAATTTTCCAGAAGATGGGTATTGATACTAAAGCAGTGCTCAGTGCAGCAGAAACCAAATGGAATTTTCATAAATATCGTCCAGGCTTGGTTGGTGGCCATTGTATTCCGGTTGATCCTTATTACCTTGTCTATAAAGCAGAAGAATTAGGATATCATCCACAAGTGATCCTAGCTGGGAGAGCAATCAATGACTCAATGCCAAAAAATGTTGCTAATATGGCGATAAAGGGGCTTAATGTTGCTGGGAAAATTATTAAGGACTCAAAAGTTTTGATTATGGGCCTAACCTATAAGGAGAATGTGCCAGATACTCGGGAGTCTCCGGTAACGGAGATGGTAAAGGAATTTGAAGATTATAGTGTGGATGTATATGGTTATGATCCATTGCTTAACAATGATGCTATTAATCGATTTGGGGTAAAACCGGTTGATCAATTGAGTGGAGATTTGCAGATGGATGGGATAGTAGTAAATGCTCCTCATATTGAATTCCTAAAACTAGCAGTGGAAGATATTCTATCAATGTGTAATGGAAAACCGGTTCTTGTTGATGTCGCTGGAATTTTCCGTGATTGTTTTGATGTCCGTAATGGATGTTATTATCGGACATTGTAG
- a CDS encoding oligosaccharide flippase family protein, with translation MSENTSLDIKFSERLSINVITNIIQFGLNFIIGLWLVPYFVDTLGIAAYGLIPLATSITCYVTLVIDSLNSSISRFLTIDLQRSDIIRANITFNTALFGSLGIITILIPIVIIISLFAPVFFHVGKTPSGEVIILFLLILGSVLIRAWSSNFMVTLFAYNRFDYRNIVTISNSLIQLFLVIFLFTAFTPSLIFVGISYFIAAITSLFIAISFSRKVCSGLKISPKHFSKETFIEIWGIAFWVIVDTIGFMLNANIALIVVNRLFGDIASSEYSLVLQWSTLLIGISGLVISAMTPMIFNYYSKNDSVGLIQFSLFAMKCVGLFMTPIIGLICLFSSQLFTLWMGSDEYTHLTPLMWIIICPIIIRIQTSAISSVGVGYGKVKIPAFYSLFAGIVNLSFSFTLPFLFGLGIYGVAISSALSIIIHTGISAPIYVAYLLHAPLFIFCKRIICGIGYLGGFLIIGTFTLYFISTTSLFISIILGLSLTFVYVIIMLTCLLNKTEKLQILFCLPPIIKNNTPLWIIEVNFKSHFIRDMINLT, from the coding sequence ATGTCCGAGAATACCTCTCTAGATATAAAATTCTCAGAACGTTTATCCATTAATGTAATCACAAATATTATTCAATTTGGTTTAAATTTTATTATTGGGCTATGGCTTGTCCCTTATTTTGTAGATACACTTGGAATAGCTGCTTATGGACTAATTCCTTTGGCAACATCAATTACATGTTATGTAACACTGGTTATTGATTCGCTTAATTCTTCAATATCCCGGTTTTTAACAATAGATCTACAGCGATCTGATATAATACGTGCAAATATAACTTTTAATACAGCTCTTTTTGGATCCTTAGGAATAATAACAATTCTCATTCCAATCGTGATAATTATTTCTTTGTTTGCTCCTGTTTTTTTTCATGTTGGAAAAACCCCTTCTGGAGAGGTAATAATATTATTTTTGCTAATCCTGGGTTCAGTTCTTATTAGGGCATGGAGTAGCAATTTTATGGTAACCTTGTTTGCGTATAATCGCTTTGATTATAGAAATATTGTTACTATTAGTAATTCACTGATACAATTATTTTTAGTTATTTTTCTTTTCACTGCTTTTACACCATCTTTGATTTTTGTCGGAATATCCTATTTTATTGCGGCGATTACTTCTTTGTTTATTGCGATTAGTTTTTCTCGAAAAGTTTGTTCTGGTCTTAAAATCTCTCCCAAACATTTTTCCAAAGAAACATTTATAGAAATTTGGGGTATTGCTTTTTGGGTAATCGTTGATACTATTGGTTTTATGCTCAATGCAAATATTGCATTAATAGTAGTAAATCGACTATTTGGTGATATAGCAAGTTCTGAATATTCTCTTGTTCTACAATGGAGTACCTTACTTATTGGTATATCGGGTTTAGTAATCAGTGCGATGACACCAATGATTTTTAATTATTATTCAAAAAATGATTCGGTAGGATTAATTCAATTTAGTTTATTTGCTATGAAATGTGTTGGATTATTTATGACTCCGATAATTGGATTAATTTGCTTATTTTCGTCTCAGCTATTTACTCTCTGGATGGGAAGTGATGAATATACTCACTTAACTCCTTTGATGTGGATAATTATATGTCCCATAATAATAAGAATTCAGACATCTGCTATTAGTTCTGTTGGAGTTGGTTATGGAAAAGTAAAAATCCCTGCATTTTATAGTTTATTTGCTGGAATTGTGAATTTATCTTTTTCATTTACTCTTCCTTTTTTATTTGGATTAGGAATCTATGGTGTGGCTATATCCAGTGCCCTTTCAATAATTATTCATACAGGTATTAGTGCTCCGATTTATGTTGCATATTTACTTCATGCTCCTCTATTTATTTTTTGTAAAAGGATTATTTGCGGGATAGGATATTTAGGTGGATTTTTAATAATTGGAACATTCACTTTATATTTTATATCTACAACAAGTCTTTTTATATCAATTATTTTAGGCTTATCTTTAACTTTTGTATATGTGATAATAATGTTAACATGCTTATTAAATAAAACTGAAAAATTACAAATTCTATTTTGTTTACCCCCCATTATTAAGAACAATACTCCATTATGGATAATTGAAGTAAATTTTAAGAGTCATTTTATTAGGGATATGATAAATTTAACCTAA
- the rfbF gene encoding glucose-1-phosphate cytidylyltransferase, producing the protein MKVLILAGGLGTRLSEETHLIPKPMIEIGDKPILWHIMKLYSHYGFNDFIILLGYKSYIVKEYFSNYFLHRSDVTFDLCKNSIEIHERHCEPWKVTLIDTGLMTQTGGRILRAKPYINNETFLLTYGDGVSDVNILDLFEFHKSHGHIATVTTVLPEGRYGSIVSVGDGKVTNFMEKPQGDGAWINAGFFVLEPNIFNFITEGDATIFERNPMENLSKNGELFSYKHYGFWKAMDTLRDKTLLQEMWEKGNVPWILD; encoded by the coding sequence ATGAAGGTATTAATTCTTGCAGGAGGCCTTGGCACAAGATTATCAGAAGAAACTCATCTAATTCCAAAACCCATGATTGAAATTGGTGATAAACCAATTCTTTGGCACATCATGAAATTATATTCTCATTATGGGTTTAATGATTTTATTATATTATTGGGATATAAAAGTTATATCGTCAAAGAATACTTTTCCAATTATTTCCTTCACCGGAGTGATGTTACATTTGATCTCTGTAAAAATTCCATTGAGATACATGAACGGCATTGTGAACCATGGAAAGTTACCCTGATCGATACCGGATTGATGACTCAAACAGGGGGTCGGATATTACGAGCCAAACCATATATTAATAATGAAACTTTTTTGTTGACATATGGTGATGGGGTTTCAGATGTTAATATTTTAGATCTTTTTGAATTTCATAAATCACATGGCCATATAGCTACAGTTACAACTGTTCTACCAGAAGGGCGATATGGATCAATTGTCTCTGTCGGTGATGGAAAAGTTACAAATTTTATGGAAAAACCACAGGGAGATGGAGCATGGATCAATGCTGGGTTTTTTGTACTAGAACCAAATATTTTTAATTTTATTACCGAGGGAGACGCAACAATTTTTGAACGTAATCCTATGGAAAATTTATCAAAAAATGGTGAACTGTTTTCCTATAAACATTATGGGTTTTGGAAAGCAATGGATACACTTCGAGATAAGACATTGCTTCAAGAGATGTGGGAAAAAGGAAATGTTCCCTGGATATTGGATTAA
- the rfbG gene encoding CDP-glucose 4,6-dehydratase, whose amino-acid sequence MILEKVFQGKTVLVTGHTGFKGSWLCLFLSKLGAHIHGYSLPPTTQPNHYTETRITELLNTELFGNICDKDTFTEYIYKINPDCIFHLAAQPIVRRSFLEPVETFETNVMGSVYLMNALRSLMHPCTVVMITSDKCYLNTHQLWGYRECDPLGGDDPYSASKAATEIAITSFRNSFFSHENLRKHQIHLASVRAGNVIGGGDWSEDRIIPDAIRAITSNKPLELRKPYAIRPWQHVLEPLFGYLLLAAKMMAGEINTIGKYESAWNFGPFPTESATVLEIIYEFYKIWGLGEFIHDPNREHVPESDLLRLSSEKAMVQLGWKPLWNLSETIAKTASWYIDYYSQKGDVRARSYRDISTYLQEVKSQYAD is encoded by the coding sequence ATGATTTTAGAAAAAGTTTTCCAGGGAAAAACAGTTTTGGTAACTGGACATACTGGGTTTAAGGGTTCATGGTTATGTCTCTTTTTATCAAAACTTGGTGCTCATATTCATGGTTATTCTCTTCCTCCCACAACACAGCCTAATCATTATACAGAAACACGGATTACTGAGTTATTAAATACAGAGTTATTTGGAAATATCTGTGATAAAGATACATTTACAGAATATATTTATAAAATAAATCCCGATTGCATTTTTCATCTTGCTGCTCAACCGATTGTTCGGAGATCCTTTTTAGAACCTGTAGAAACATTTGAAACAAATGTAATGGGAAGTGTTTATCTCATGAATGCACTTCGTTCATTGATGCATCCCTGTACAGTTGTCATGATAACTAGTGACAAATGTTATTTAAATACTCATCAATTGTGGGGTTATCGTGAATGTGATCCATTAGGTGGAGATGATCCATATAGTGCTAGCAAAGCAGCTACCGAAATAGCGATAACATCATTTAGAAATTCTTTTTTCTCGCATGAAAATCTTCGAAAACACCAGATTCATCTTGCATCTGTTCGTGCAGGAAATGTAATTGGTGGAGGTGATTGGTCTGAAGATAGAATTATCCCTGATGCAATCCGTGCTATCACCTCAAATAAACCACTTGAATTACGTAAACCATATGCTATTCGCCCCTGGCAGCACGTATTGGAACCCTTATTTGGGTATTTGTTACTTGCTGCAAAAATGATGGCCGGGGAGATAAACACAATAGGTAAATATGAATCAGCTTGGAATTTTGGACCTTTTCCTACTGAATCTGCAACAGTTTTAGAAATTATTTATGAGTTTTATAAAATTTGGGGTTTAGGAGAATTTATTCATGATCCAAATCGTGAGCATGTACCTGAATCTGATTTGTTGAGGTTATCATCGGAGAAAGCAATGGTTCAATTAGGGTGGAAGCCATTGTGGAATCTATCTGAGACGATTGCAAAAACTGCATCCTGGTATATTGATTATTATTCCCAAAAAGGAGATGTTCGTGCCCGTAGTTACAGGGATATATCCACATATCTGCAGGAGGTAAAGTCCCAGTATGCAGATTAA
- the rfbC gene encoding dTDP-4-dehydrorhamnose 3,5-epimerase, with translation MTERFSFFQTLLEDLWIVNRTTISDDRGSFARLFCAEEFLKILDNKPILQINQSVNKKKGTVRGLHYQIQPDSETKIVICIKGEMFDVAVDLRKNSKTYLKWHGEILSEHNRNALIIPEGFAHGFQTLTNDCVLIYLHTGLYMPESDRGFHVLDPFLKITWPLPISCISERDKNHPNIIIEANL, from the coding sequence ATGACTGAGCGATTCTCATTTTTTCAAACTTTACTTGAAGATTTATGGATTGTAAACCGAACAACAATTTCTGATGATCGTGGCTCATTTGCCCGATTATTCTGCGCAGAAGAATTTTTAAAAATTCTCGATAATAAGCCAATCCTTCAAATAAATCAATCTGTAAATAAAAAAAAGGGAACAGTCAGGGGATTACATTATCAAATACAACCAGATTCAGAAACAAAAATCGTGATTTGTATAAAAGGGGAAATGTTTGATGTAGCTGTAGATCTAAGAAAAAATTCAAAGACATATCTTAAATGGCATGGAGAGATATTATCAGAGCATAATAGAAATGCCCTTATTATTCCAGAGGGATTTGCACATGGTTTTCAAACCTTAACAAATGATTGTGTTCTTATTTATCTACATACGGGGTTATACATGCCTGAATCAGATCGGGGTTTTCATGTCCTCGATCCCTTTTTAAAAATTACATGGCCATTGCCTATTAGTTGTATATCTGAACGAGATAAAAATCATCCCAATATAATAATTGAGGCTAATTTATGA
- a CDS encoding class I SAM-dependent methyltransferase has product MKCRHCGEELKTTLIDLGNSPPSNAYLKRENLNYAEKWFPLRVMVCNYCWLVQTEEQTTSEDLFTAEYAYFSSYSSTWLAHAEKYVLEMINRINLNNSSLVIEIAANDGYLLQYLHQRDIPCFGIEPTHSTATSARSKGLEIIEEFFNSHLAERLIYENKKADLIIANNVLAHIPNINDFVSGISKLLKPGGVATFEFPHLFQLILNNQFDTIYHEHFSYLSLTSVVKIFYDNGLTIFDVDELSTHGGSLRVFAGLNSPKICINSEKVNLILKKEEKAGMKNIDYYLQFQKNVNQVKNEFLIFLLNAKKDQRKVIGYGAAAKGNTLINYAGVKSDLISYVVDRNEVKIGKFLPGSHIPIMDEKMIRKDKPDYIIIFPWNIKEEIINQLSYIKEWGGKFVIAIPKLVVQ; this is encoded by the coding sequence ATGAAATGTCGACATTGTGGTGAGGAATTAAAAACAACATTAATTGACTTAGGCAATTCTCCTCCTTCTAATGCATATTTAAAACGAGAGAATCTTAATTATGCCGAAAAATGGTTTCCATTAAGAGTTATGGTATGCAATTATTGTTGGCTTGTCCAGACTGAAGAGCAAACAACATCAGAAGACCTGTTTACTGCGGAATATGCATATTTTAGTTCCTATTCCTCGACTTGGCTTGCACACGCTGAAAAGTATGTTTTAGAGATGATCAATCGTATTAATCTTAATAATTCGAGTTTAGTTATAGAAATTGCCGCAAACGATGGGTATCTTCTCCAATATTTACATCAAAGGGATATTCCGTGTTTTGGGATTGAACCAACACATAGTACAGCAACATCTGCACGATCAAAAGGTTTAGAAATTATTGAAGAATTCTTTAATTCTCATTTAGCAGAACGTCTTATTTATGAAAATAAAAAGGCAGATCTAATTATCGCAAATAATGTTCTCGCTCACATTCCAAATATAAATGATTTTGTGTCTGGAATCTCAAAATTACTTAAACCAGGAGGAGTTGCAACCTTTGAATTTCCTCATTTATTCCAATTGATCTTGAATAACCAATTTGATACCATCTATCACGAGCATTTTTCATATCTTTCATTAACATCCGTCGTAAAAATTTTTTATGACAATGGACTCACTATCTTTGATGTAGATGAATTATCTACGCATGGTGGTAGTTTACGCGTTTTTGCAGGATTAAATAGCCCAAAAATCTGCATTAATTCAGAAAAAGTAAATTTAATTTTAAAAAAGGAAGAAAAAGCAGGAATGAAAAATATTGATTACTATTTACAATTTCAAAAAAATGTAAATCAAGTAAAAAATGAATTTTTAATTTTTCTATTGAATGCTAAAAAGGATCAGAGAAAAGTGATTGGGTATGGAGCTGCTGCAAAAGGTAATACATTAATAAATTATGCTGGAGTTAAATCGGACTTAATTTCATATGTCGTTGATAGGAATGAGGTAAAAATTGGAAAATTTCTTCCGGGTAGTCATATTCCCATAATGGATGAAAAAATGATTAGGAAAGATAAGCCTGATTATATTATCATATTTCCATGGAATATTAAGGAGGAGATCATAAATCAATTATCGTATATTAAAGAATGGGGTGGTAAATTTGTTATTGCAATACCTAAACTAGTCGTACAATAA
- a CDS encoding DegT/DnrJ/EryC1/StrS family aminotransferase, giving the protein MTRIPVTRPTITELEISYVTDAIRNGWGDHCYDYLNRFTNILKSFFGVKYAWPMSSCHGALHTILMALGIGNGDEVIVPDITWVGSVSPIVWVGAKPIFADILPKTWCIDPASIERKITKKTKAIIVVHLYGNVCDMNSIQKIGKKYKIPIIEDAAEAVGSEYHGQKVGSIGDFGIFSFHGTKAFTTGEGGALVSNRDDFFEKISTICNQGRKPDQHIMFWVDEIGLKYKMSNLDAALGVAQFERFETIIEKKREIFEWYKNSLKNTPDIAINLEEPGNKNLFWMPTIIFGDSYQFDRDDLIRSMNASGIGLRPFFYPVSMFPMFEPSKENIVSWSLYKKGINLPSYHDMEKADVRTVVSELFRKIL; this is encoded by the coding sequence ATGACTAGAATTCCTGTTACCAGACCTACCATAACTGAACTTGAAATATCCTATGTCACTGATGCAATAAGAAATGGATGGGGTGATCATTGTTATGATTATTTAAACCGGTTTACAAATATTTTAAAATCATTTTTCGGAGTAAAATATGCTTGGCCTATGTCAAGTTGTCATGGAGCTTTACATACTATACTGATGGCTTTGGGAATCGGGAACGGAGATGAAGTAATTGTTCCTGACATTACATGGGTTGGGAGTGTATCTCCGATAGTATGGGTTGGCGCAAAACCGATTTTTGCGGATATACTACCTAAAACTTGGTGTATAGATCCTGCCTCTATTGAAAGAAAGATCACAAAAAAAACCAAAGCCATAATTGTTGTTCACCTCTACGGAAATGTTTGTGATATGAACTCTATACAAAAAATTGGAAAGAAGTATAAAATTCCAATTATTGAAGATGCAGCTGAAGCTGTTGGTTCTGAATATCATGGACAAAAAGTTGGAAGCATAGGAGATTTTGGTATTTTCTCTTTTCATGGGACTAAAGCATTTACAACAGGTGAAGGAGGAGCCTTAGTATCGAATCGGGATGACTTTTTTGAAAAAATATCAACAATATGCAATCAGGGGCGAAAACCAGATCAGCATATCATGTTTTGGGTGGATGAAATAGGTTTGAAATATAAAATGTCAAACCTCGATGCTGCTCTTGGTGTTGCGCAATTTGAGCGGTTTGAAACAATTATTGAAAAAAAAAGAGAAATCTTTGAATGGTACAAAAACTCACTTAAAAATACTCCAGATATTGCAATCAATCTCGAAGAACCAGGAAATAAGAATCTTTTCTGGATGCCAACCATAATTTTTGGAGATTCTTATCAATTTGATCGGGATGATTTGATAAGAAGTATGAATGCAAGTGGGATAGGATTACGTCCTTTTTTTTATCCAGTTAGCATGTTTCCAATGTTTGAGCCTTCAAAAGAGAATATTGTGAGTTGGTCACTTTACAAAAAGGGGATAAATCTTCCTAGTTATCATGATATGGAAAAAGCTGATGTAAGAACTGTAGTATCTGAATTATTTCGAAAAATTTTGTGA
- a CDS encoding acetyltransferase, giving the protein MGIFICSQLNPGIKQDVSYIIWGAKGHCLVVRDILDNYGCHLLSLFDNDSNLNSPFSDIPLFYSQEGFINWYNSMDQQTLIGYVIAIGGTRGKDRLLISDYLSSFNLKPISFIHPWTSICSDVIIGEGVQIMAGACISTRVSIGNQTIINHNANIDHECFLGKGVHIAPGAILAGCITVQDNVMIGAGATILPDLTIGENAIIGAGAVVTKDVDTGSIVVGVPARPILH; this is encoded by the coding sequence ATGGGGATTTTTATATGTTCACAATTGAATCCAGGTATAAAACAAGACGTGAGTTACATAATTTGGGGAGCGAAAGGACATTGTTTAGTTGTTCGTGATATTTTGGATAATTATGGATGTCACTTATTATCACTATTTGATAACGATAGTAATCTAAATTCTCCATTTTCAGATATTCCACTATTTTATTCACAAGAGGGGTTCATAAATTGGTATAATTCAATGGATCAACAAACTTTGATAGGGTACGTTATTGCCATAGGAGGTACTCGGGGAAAAGACCGTCTTCTAATTTCTGATTATCTATCTTCATTTAATCTGAAACCAATTTCCTTTATTCATCCATGGACATCGATCTGTTCAGATGTTATTATTGGTGAAGGTGTACAAATTATGGCAGGTGCATGTATCAGTACGAGAGTAAGTATTGGAAATCAAACAATTATTAACCATAACGCAAATATTGACCACGAATGTTTTTTAGGTAAGGGAGTTCATATTGCTCCTGGAGCAATACTTGCCGGTTGCATTACTGTCCAAGATAATGTAATGATTGGGGCTGGAGCAACAATTCTACCAGATCTTACAATTGGAGAAAATGCCATTATTGGAGCAGGGGCTGTTGTTACAAAAGATGTTGATACAGGCTCTATTGTTGTTGGTGTCCCTGCAAGACCAATACTTCACTAG